One Thiocapsa sp. genomic window carries:
- a CDS encoding DUF1778 domain-containing protein, with product MPASPSTANTEPTTRAVNLRVREEIRDLIDQAAKIQGRSRSDFMIDAARRAAEETLLDQTLVRVDRETYEHFLAVLDHPPAGEGYERLMAAPSPWKA from the coding sequence ATGCCCGCTTCGCCGTCCACCGCCAACACAGAACCAACCACCCGAGCCGTTAACCTCCGGGTGCGGGAGGAGATTCGCGACCTGATCGATCAAGCCGCCAAGATTCAGGGCCGGTCGCGCTCCGATTTCATGATCGACGCCGCCCGGCGGGCCGCCGAGGAGACGCTGCTCGACCAGACGCTGGTCAGGGTCGACCGAGAGACCTACGAGCACTTCCTCGCCGTCTTGGACCATCCCCCGGCTGGAGAGGGTTACGAGCGCTTGATGGCCGCCCCCAGCCCATGGAAGGCGTGA